The genomic stretch CGGTAGGGCTGCTTGGAGCGGGCGCGCACCACCTCGGGGATCAGCCCGGCGGAAGCGTGCTTGAGCAGGAACTTCTCGTTCAGGACGCGCATCTTGAGGCGCGGCGGCAGCTTGGCGGCGAAGCTGACGACGCGATGGTCGAGGAACGGGAACCGCCCCTCCACCGCATGCGCCATCGCCATCCGGTCGCCCTGGGTCGCCAGGATGTAGCCGGGCAGCAGGTGCTCGGTCTCCAGATACTGCGCCTGGCAGAACGGGTCCCAGGAGGCGAAGGCAGGCGGCAGCGTCTCGGCGAGTTCCGCATAGACGTCGTAGCCGGCGAGCTCGGCCTTGAAGGCGTCGGACAGGAACAGCTTGGTGCGCGCCGTCATGCCCCAGCGCGGCTGGTGCGAGAAGAACGGGCTGGCCAGATCCTCCGGCCGGGCGTTGAAGAAGCCCTGGAGATAGGCCGCCGGCTGCTTCTGCAGGTCCGGCATGTAGGGGTAGAGCCGCTGCAGCAGCTTCGGCCGCAGCACCGACTCCGGCTGCTGCGCCCAGAAGCGGCGGACCTTGGCCTCCTTGAAGATGTCGTAGCCGCCGAGCATCTCGTCGGCGCCCTCGCCGGTCAGCACGACCTTGTAACCGCTGTCGTGCACGAAGCGCGACAGCAGGAAGAGCGGCGCCGGTGCCGTGCGCAGCATCGGCCGCTCGGCGTGCCAGACGACGTCCGGAAAAACGCCGGCGATGTCGCCGTGGCCGATGCGCATGCTGGCATGGTGGGTGCCGAGCGCCTCGGCGGCAGCGTTCTGGTACTGCGTCTCGTCGAAGGCGCCGTCCTCGAAGCCGACCGAGAAGGTGTCGAGCCTGACGCCCAGGCGCTTGCGCGCGATCGCGGTGACGACGGTGGAATCGAGGCCGCCGCTGAGATAGCCGCCGACCGGCACGTCGGCGCGGAAGCGGATGCGCACGGCGTCGGTCAGCAGGGTCAGCAGGTCGTCGGCGGCCGCGTCGACCGAGGCCGGCATCGCGACTTCGGAATAGTCCGCCTGCCAGTGGCGCCAGGTGCGCACGCCGGTGTCGTCGACGCGCATCGAGGAGCCGGGCGGCAGTTCGCGCACGTCGCGGAACACGGTGCGCGGCGGAATCGGCGCCCAGATGGTCAGCAGCTGGTCGATGCCACGCGGATCGATCTCGGCGCCGACGTCGGGATGCACCAGCAGGGCGCGCACCTCGGAGGCGAAGACGAAGGCGGACGGCGTCTCGGCGTAATAGATCGGCCGCACGCCCAGCCGGTCGCGCGACAGGAACAGGCTCTTCGCCTTGGTGTCCCAGACGGCGAAGGCCCACTGGCCGTTCAACTCGGCGACGCAGTCGGGGCCCAGTTCCTCGTAGGCGACGAGCAGGACCTCGGTATCGGAATCGGTCCGGAAGCGCCGGCCGCGCGCGATCAGGCGCTCGCGCAGCTCGACATAGTTGAAGATCTCGCCGTTGAAGGTGATGCGGTAGCGGCCGTCCTCGCTGGCCATCGGCTGGACGCCGCCGACGAGGTCGATGATGCTGAGCCGCGCATGGGCCAGTGCGACCGGCCCGTCGACCTCGACGCCACTCGCGTCCGGTCCGCGGTGATGAACGGCGCGGATCATGCGCCGGGCGACAGCCTCGTCGGCGCCGTTCCCGTGGCGCCGCAACTCTCCCGCGATGCCGCACATGCGGATCGTACCCCTCGACGACTAGGTTCCGGCCGCGAACGACACGGCCGATGCAAACGCTTCTATATAACCGCCTTTTAAGGTCGGCTTAACGGCGGCTTCATCACAGGGTGAAGAGATCGCCGAAGCGTGTCCATTTCTCCCCGTCGAGCGCCGTCAGCAGGGCGCGGCCGCGGTGGAAGGCGTCCGCCAGCTCGGGACGGCGGGAATGGACGACCGTCCATTGGTTGGCGAAGAAGAAGCAGCGCTGGCCCTTGTACGAAGGCAGCCGCGGCGGCTTCACCGTGCCCGTCAGAACCGCCGCACCGCGCGATGCGGCGTCCGACGCCATCGCGCTGAGCAGGAAGTCGTAGCGTCCCTCCCGGGCGTAGGAGAACAGCACCTCGGCATAGCCGTCGGCGCGCAGGATGTAGGCGAAGGCGCCCATCGGCTGCTTGCCGTCGGTGACCGTGTGGCAGACCAGGGTGCGGCCCTGGGCCTTGGCCTCGAGCTGGCGCATCAGCCAGGCGATGCTGTCGCGGTCGTAGACGCCGACGATCTCGTAGGCCCTGTGCCGGGCGATGAGCTGGAGCAGGAAGTCCGGGTCGAACGGCGCCAGGACCGCATCCACGCGCTTGCCCGCCGCCATCCGGGCCAGCACCCGCGCGCCGGCGATGTCGACAACGCCGCCGACGCGGTGCAGCCAGCGCGACATGGGCAGCGCCGTCTTGCGCTCGGCCTCGACCACCTGCAGCAGGGCGCGCACCGGGCGGATCGGCCGGAACCAGTCGAAGCTGTAGCCGGCGACGACGGCACCGCCCGCGGCCTCCCACATCCGCCGCGACAGGTCGTTCGACGTGTCGGTCAGCGAAAGGTCCTGCGGGCCGGTCAGGAAGCGCCGCACCAGCCCGATCGCCGAGAAGGCGTCGACCTTGCCGTCGGGGCCCGGCCGCACGACGAAGTTGCCCGGCACGGCGACCAGAATCTGCTCGCCGCGAAACGTCATGCGGCGTGCTGTCGCACCGATGAAGCCGTTCAGCCGTCCGTCGGCGCCGAAGCAGACCAGCGGCGCGATCTCGGGATGCAGCCAGGGATGGTCGAAATAGACCTCGCGCGCATGCTCGGTCAGCGGCCCGGCGCGGCGTTCGGCCGCCGGCGTGTTGGCGAGCAGGAGGTCGACCACCGCGGGCAGGTCGGCCTCGGTGCAGGGCCGGATGTCGATGGCAGGCATGGGGTGGGCTCGCTCTACGGCCGACGGGACGCGCTGGAACCGATCGCACGCCGGGTGCTTTATAAGGAGACTTCGTGTCGGCGTCAGCCGGCGCGGACACCTCACTGTCGCACGGATCGCGCGGCGCAGGTCTGTACAAGCGAGGCGGCGGCATCCCTCAGCAGGGTAGCCGCCGCTCTCGCGAGCGGGCCACGGCGAAATCAGCTTTTGGCGGGACCGCCGACCGCCGCCCGGAACGGCACCACCTCGATCTTCTGCCAGACGCCGCCCGTGACGTAGGGGTCGGTGCGCAGCCATTCGTCCAGTTCCGCCCGCGTCGCGAAGTCGACGATGCAGCACGAGCCGATCATGCCGCCGGCATCGTCGAGGATCGCCCCGCCGATCAGGATGCGCCCCTCCTCGGTCATGCGGCGCGCGCCGACCAGATGCGCCTCGCGCACCGCCTGCCGTCGGGCTGGCGCCTCGGGGTCGGTGCCGTCATAGGCGGTGACCAGGAACTGCATGCGGGTCCTCCCATGTTCGCGTCGAACGTGCAAAGCGCCGGTTTCGACACCTTGCCTTAACCCGATGAGCGTACGATGCTTTCCTGCATCGGCGCCAACCGGCGCAACCCTACCGCAAGCGGGAGAGATTGTGCTCGGTCTCGTGAAGCGCCTTCTGGCCGTGGCGATGTTCGTCCCGGCCGGCGCCTGCGCCATGCTGGGGCAGCCCACCGACGAGGAACCCCTCCTTTCCTTCGTCGCGATGGTCGATCTCGGCCGCCGCGACCTGCTCGGCGGCGTCTCCGGCCTGGAGGTCGATGGCGACGGGATCACGGCGACCGCGGTGCGCGACGACGGACTCGCCCTGCAGTTCCCCCTGGCGTTCGACGCCGACGGCAAGCTGGTGGATGTCGGCGCGGTGCGCGCGGCCCCCCTGGGCGGCGTCGACCTGGAGGCACCGAAGGGCACGCGCGACGCCGAGGCGCTGCGCCGCCTGCCCGACGGATCGTGGCTTGTCGCCTACGAGGGCGACCATCGCGTCGTCCGGCACGCCGCCGACTGGGCGGGCCTGCTCGCGCCGCCGATCAGGCTGGACCTGCCCGCCGACATCGCGACGCTGCCGCCGAACAAGGGCCTGGAATCGGTCGCCGTGGCCGGCGACGGCACCATCGCCATCCTGGCGGAAGCGAGCGGCGACGACGGCCTGCACCGCACATGGCTCCGCCGCGACGGCAAGTGGATCGGCCGCTCGTACCGGACCGACCCCGCCTACCAGCCGACCGACGCGGTCTTCCTGCCGAACGGCGACCTGCTCGTCCTGGAGCGGGCGTTCTCACTGCTGCTCGGGGTGCGCTGCCGGCTGACGCGGGTGCCCGCGGCGGACGTGGCGAAGGCCGAAGCCTGGGAAGGCCGCGTGCTGGGCGCCATCCGCCCGCCGGCCCCCGAGGCGGAGGACAATTTCGAGGGGCTGGCGCTGCTGCCGGAAAAGGACGGGGCGGTAAGGCTGCTCGCTGTATCGGACGACAATTTTTCCGACCTGCAGCGCACCCTCCTGCTGCAGTTCACGCTGACCTATCAGGCCGCCGGCCCGAACAAGGGGCGCTAATCCGTGGCCGGGACAGATGCGGCCGCCGTCGTCCAGCCCCTGGACACGCATCCCCTGGCGGCCGCCTGTCTGATGCTGGGCGCGACGGCGTGCTATGCGTCGATCACCTTGATCGCCCGCCATCTCTCCGGCGAGGTGCACGCGTTCGAAGTGCTGTTCTTCCGGAACATCTTCGGCCTCGTCATCATGCTGCCCTGGCTGCTCCGGATCCTGCAGCCCGGCATGCTCCGGGCGAAGCGGATCGGGATGCACGGCGTGCGCGCCGGCTTCAACTCGCTGTCGCTCGGCTGTTGGTTCCTGGCGGTGGGCTTGATGCCGCTGGCCGACGCCACGGCGATCACCTTCACCGCGCCGCTGTGGGTCACGATCTTCGCCGCCCTCTTCCTCGGCGAGAGGGTGCGGATCCGCCGCTGGAGCGCCACCATCCTCGGCTTTCTGGGCGTAATGATCATCCTGCGGCCGGGTTCGGGGGGCAGCGGCCTCGATCTCCTCGGCCCCGGCGCGCTGCTGGCGCTCGCCGCCGCAGCCTCCTGGGCCCTGACGGTGGTGACGCTGCGGTCGCTGTCGCGCAGCGAGCGGCCGGAAGCCGTGATGACGTGGCAGGTGCTGCTGATGGCGCCGATCTCGCTGCCGGCCGCCCTGTTCTTCTGGACGACGCCGTCGGTGACCGAACTGCTCTGGATGGCCCTGCTCGCGGCGCTGGCCACGGCCGGCCAGTTCTGCCACATCAAGGCGCTGAAGCTTCAGGACATCACGGCCCTGCAGCCGATCGACTTCGTCAAACTGCCGATCATCGCCGCAATGGCCTTCTTCCTCTACGACGAGATACCGAGCGTGTGGACGTTCCTGGGCGGCATCGTCGTCTTCGTCGCCGCCAGCTATGTCAGCTGGCGTGAAGCGCGGATCAAGCGTGGCCGCGCCGTCGCGGCGCGTGTCGCCGACGCTGCGGCCGGGAGGTCGTGACGCCGACGCGGTTGGCCGCGGCCTTCGCCCGGTTCGAGGCCGCCCCGCCGCCGCTGCGCGCCGCCGTCTTCGCCACGCTGTCGGCGCTGTTCTTCTCGTGCATGAGCGCGCTGATCCGCCATGCCGGGACGGAGCTGCATCCGTTCGAGGTGGTGTTCTTCCGCAACATCCTGGCGCTCGCCTTCATGATGCCGTGGCTGGCGGGGGTCGGCATCTCGGCGATGCGGACCCAGCGGCTGGGCGGCCACGTGCTGCGCGCGCTGTTCAGCCTGGGCGGCATGCTGTGCGGCTTCACGGCGGTCACGCTGATCCCGATCACCGAGGCGACCGCGCTCGGCTTCACGGCGCCGCTCTTTTCGACCATGGGGGCGGCCCTCATCCTGGGCGAGACGGTCCGCCTGCGCCGCTGGACGGCGATCATCGTCGGGTTCGCCGGCACGATGATCGTCCTGCGGCCCGGCATCGAGGGGCTGTCGCTCGGCTCGCTGCTGGCGATCGCCAACGCCGCCTTCGCGGCCTCCTCGATCCTGGTGGTGAAGTCGCTGTCGCGCACCGAGCGGCCGGAGGTCGTCGTCACCTACATGACGCTGATCCTGACGCCGCTGTCGCTGATCCCGGCCCTGTTCGTCTGGCAGTGGCCGAGCCTGGAAATGCTCGGCTGGCTGACGGCACTCGCCTTCTGCGGCACCGTCGGCCACATCTTCATGACGCGAGCCTTCGGCGCGGCGGACGTCACCGTCGTGCTGCCCTTCGACTTCGCCAAACTGCCGTTCACCGCCCTGATCGCCTTCACGATCTTCGGCGAGATCCCGACCGTCTGGACCTGGATCGGCGGTGCCGTGATCTTCGTCGCGACCTTCTACATCGCACACCGCGAGACGGTGCTGGCCCGGCAGCGGCGGGCCGCCGGCGGTACCTGAACAGTTCCCCGGTCACCCGGCGCCGCAGGAAGTGCTAGGATCGGTCCGGGCACCACCGTTCGCGGCACTGCGCGCGCCAGACGGCGGGAGGGGATGCGATGACCACCGGACGTGCGCCGCTGAAGGATGCCGGCGACCTCGCGCGCGAGTGCATCGTCTACGGCGCGATCGTCGTCGTCGCCTGCGGCCACGCGATCCTGGCGGTGGTCATCGTGACCGGCTTCCTGACGGGACACTTTCCCGACTGGCTGAACGGCTCCGAACGCCACAACCAGGTCCGCAACGTCATTGAACTCCTCTATTTCCTCTCCAGCCTGGGGCTGGTCGTGGTCGCGATCCTCGCGCTGCGCTTCGCCAAATCCCAAGCCGATCAGAGCCGCAGGCAGAACGAGATCGCGCAGGAGCAGGCGGCGCTCTCCACGCGGACGGCACAGGCCGCCGTCTACATGCGGCTGGTCGAGCGGATCGCCTGCAGCGAGATGGTCTTCGGCGGGCAGCTGCGCACGCTCATCGTGCGGCAGCATGCGGCGAGCGACGGCTCACTGCCGCTCGGCGAGTTCGCCTCGCACTGCATCGAGGCGCTCGACGACGACACCCGCGGCAGTTTCATCGGCTTCCTGATCTTCCTGGAGGACATCGGCCTGCTCGCGCGGCGTCGCTACCTGTCGATGGACGACGTCTTCCATCTCCTCGAAGGGCCGCTGAAGGAGTTCAACGACGCCTTCCTGTTCCACTTGGAGAAGATGCGGGCGGCGTCCTACCAGCAGCGCATGTGCGACAACGCCATCTGGCTGCTGAAGGAGATCGTCGGCTATACGCCGCAGGAGGCGCTGCCGGCGGAGCGCGGGGCGTCGCAGCCGGTCTGACGGCGGCCTACTTGTCGCCCGGCACCGGTTCAGGCCGCTGCTTCAGGGGGATGTCGCGGGACGGATGATAGTGCGCCGACATCGTCGGCCCGACGCCGATCCCGAATGCGCAGGCGATCATGTCCAAGCTCCCTCAGGGCACGAGCCCGATATCACCGCGATATGGTGAGCGATCGGCCGCCCGTCATCCCGCCTCGTCATCCCGGCCCGCCACCGGGTGTCCCATCCTCAGGGTCGGCATCCTCGGACTCGGCGTCGAACACCACCGGGGGGCCGAACTCGCGTTCCAGTTCGTCCTCCAGGCGCTGCAGATCCTCCGGCACCGGCATGCCGAAGGCGCGCATGCCGTCCAGTTCCTGCTTGAGACGCATCCAGATCTCGTGCCGGTCGCCCTGCTCGCCTTCCATCTCGGTCAGGAGCAGCGACAGGCGGGCTTCGAGGTGGGGGTCCATGCTGGCCTCTGTGTCTGCGGGACCCGACTGAACCATCATCGCCGGGCACGGGCAAGCGTCACGGCCTGCGGCGTAAGCGCCGCGAGGCTGCCGGATCGCGCCTCCGTCACCCGCATACGGCCGACGACGCCGGAGGTTCCGCAGGGGCACGGTTCATGCTTCCTTGGGCGCAACCGCTCTCGAAACATCAGGACCGACCGTGACCGACCAGACGACCCGCCCAGGATACCGCATCCCCTATCCCCGTGACCCCTTCGAACTCTATGTCGGCCCGTTCTGGACGCCCGAGGGCCCGGAGCCCGACGGCACGGTGACGCTGACGGTCGAGGCGCGGCACTGCAACGGCGGCGGCGCGGTGCACGGCGGCATGCTGGCGACGATGGCCGATCTGGCCCTGTGCTGGGTGGCGGTCATGGACCTGCCCGACGAGCGCGTCGTCACCGTGTCGCTGACCACCGACTATCTGAGCGGCGCGGTCGAGGGAGAAACCCTCGTCGCGACGCCGGAACTGATCCGCCGCACCGGCTCCCTCGCCTTCTGCCGCTGCGAGATCCGCGCATTCGACGGAAAGGATTCGGATCCCGCCGGCCGGATCGTCTCGTCCAGCACCGCCGTGCTGAAGCGGATGCGCCGGACGCCACGCTGAGCCGTGCGCGGGCCCGGCTCGGAGAGGTTCCGGAGGCGTCCCCGGATCGGGGCCTTGTCAGGACAAATGCGTCCCCCTACCCTGCGGCCACCTCAACCACGAAACCGAGAGGTGGTGGACCCCTATGAGCATCAAAGGCAAGGCCTACATCGCTGGGATCTATGAGCATCCCACGCGCAAGGCCGTCGACAAGTCGCTGGCGCAGCTGCACGCCGAAGTGGCTGCCGGCGCGCTGAAGGACGCCGGCCTGACCGTGGACGACGTCGACGCCTACTACTGCGCCGGCGATGCGCCGGGCCTCGGCCCGCTCTCCATGGTCGACTATCTCGGCCTGAAGAACTGCCGGCACATGGATTCGACCGACACCGGCGGCTCGTCCTACGTGCTGCATGTCGGCCACGCCGCCGAGGCGATCGCCGCCGGCAAGTGCAAGGTGGCGCTGATCACGCTCGCCGGCCGTCCGAACGCCGAGGGCATGGCGACCGGCACCGCGCCGCGCGTCTACAACCAGTCGGCGCCCGACGTCCAGTTCGAGTTCCCGTTCGGTCCGACCGTCGTCAACATGTACGCCATGTGCGCCATGCGCCACATGCACGAGTACGGCACGACCAGCGAGCAGCTCGCCTGGATCAAGGTCGCCGCGTCGCATCATGCTCAGCACAACGAGCACGCGATGCTGAAGAAGGTCGTCACGGTCGAGGACGTCGTCAACTCGCCGATGATCTCCGACCCGCTGCATCGTCTGGACTGCTGCGTCATCTCCGACGGCGGCGGTGCCATCGTCGTCGTGGCGCCCGAGGTGATGAAGAGCCTCAACCGTCCGAAGATCAAGATCCTGGGCGCCGGCGAAGCGCCGAAGCACCAGATGGGCGGCCAGATCGACCTCACCTATTCCGGTGCGCGCTGGTCGGGCCCGGCGGCGTTCGCCGAGGCCGGCGTCACGCCGAAGGACATCAAGTACGCGTCGATCTACGACAGCTTCACGATCACCGTGCTGATGCAGCTGGAAGACCTCGGCTTCTGCGAGAAGGGCCAGGGCGGCAAGTTCGTTTCCGACGGCAACCTGATCTCCGGCGTCGGCAAGCTGCCGTTCAACACCGACGGCGGCGGGCTCTGCAACAACCACCCGTCGAACCGCGGCGGTCTGACCAAGGTGCTCGAGGCGGTCCGTCAGGCCCGCGGCGAGGCGCACCCGAAGGTGCAGGTCCCGAATTGCGATCTGGTTCTGGCGCACGGTACGGGCGGCTCGCTCGGCACCCGCCACGGCAGCGCCACCGTCATCCTCGAGAGGGAGTGATCACCATGGCCGAGAGGAAGATCCCGGCGCCCGAGCCGAACCCGGAAACGAAGGCGTTCTGGGACAACTGCGCCGCGGGCAAGTTCACCGTCGGCAAGTGCAAGGACACGGGCAAGCTCTACTGGTACCCGCGCGCCCTGTCGCCCTTCACGCTCAGCGACAACACCGAGATGGTCGAGGTGTCGGGCAAGGGCACGATCTACTCCTACAGCGTCATGCGGCGCTCGCCGGAGATGTACTGCATCGCCTACGTCACGCTCGACGAGGGCACGACGATGATGACCAACATCGTCGACACCGACTTCGACAGCATCAAGGTCGGCCAGAAGGTGAAGCTCG from Constrictibacter sp. MBR-5 encodes the following:
- the asnB gene encoding asparagine synthase (glutamine-hydrolyzing); the encoded protein is MCGIAGELRRHGNGADEAVARRMIRAVHHRGPDASGVEVDGPVALAHARLSIIDLVGGVQPMASEDGRYRITFNGEIFNYVELRERLIARGRRFRTDSDTEVLLVAYEELGPDCVAELNGQWAFAVWDTKAKSLFLSRDRLGVRPIYYAETPSAFVFASEVRALLVHPDVGAEIDPRGIDQLLTIWAPIPPRTVFRDVRELPPGSSMRVDDTGVRTWRHWQADYSEVAMPASVDAAADDLLTLLTDAVRIRFRADVPVGGYLSGGLDSTVVTAIARKRLGVRLDTFSVGFEDGAFDETQYQNAAAEALGTHHASMRIGHGDIAGVFPDVVWHAERPMLRTAPAPLFLLSRFVHDSGYKVVLTGEGADEMLGGYDIFKEAKVRRFWAQQPESVLRPKLLQRLYPYMPDLQKQPAAYLQGFFNARPEDLASPFFSHQPRWGMTARTKLFLSDAFKAELAGYDVYAELAETLPPAFASWDPFCQAQYLETEHLLPGYILATQGDRMAMAHAVEGRFPFLDHRVVSFAAKLPPRLKMRVLNEKFLLKHASAGLIPEVVRARSKQPYRAPGTASFYDAATGKARADWVAALTTPERLSQDGVFNPGAVTRLLAKAAKGQVTGTRDDMAVVAVLSTQLLADRFVNNFAGQMSHDRAA
- a CDS encoding YciI family protein, which translates into the protein MQFLVTAYDGTDPEAPARRQAVREAHLVGARRMTEEGRILIGGAILDDAGGMIGSCCIVDFATRAELDEWLRTDPYVTGGVWQKIEVVPFRAAVGGPAKS
- a CDS encoding esterase-like activity of phytase family protein yields the protein MLGLVKRLLAVAMFVPAGACAMLGQPTDEEPLLSFVAMVDLGRRDLLGGVSGLEVDGDGITATAVRDDGLALQFPLAFDADGKLVDVGAVRAAPLGGVDLEAPKGTRDAEALRRLPDGSWLVAYEGDHRVVRHAADWAGLLAPPIRLDLPADIATLPPNKGLESVAVAGDGTIAILAEASGDDGLHRTWLRRDGKWIGRSYRTDPAYQPTDAVFLPNGDLLVLERAFSLLLGVRCRLTRVPAADVAKAEAWEGRVLGAIRPPAPEAEDNFEGLALLPEKDGAVRLLAVSDDNFSDLQRTLLLQFTLTYQAAGPNKGR
- a CDS encoding DMT family transporter, whose amino-acid sequence is MAGTDAAAVVQPLDTHPLAAACLMLGATACYASITLIARHLSGEVHAFEVLFFRNIFGLVIMLPWLLRILQPGMLRAKRIGMHGVRAGFNSLSLGCWFLAVGLMPLADATAITFTAPLWVTIFAALFLGERVRIRRWSATILGFLGVMIILRPGSGGSGLDLLGPGALLALAAAASWALTVVTLRSLSRSERPEAVMTWQVLLMAPISLPAALFFWTTPSVTELLWMALLAALATAGQFCHIKALKLQDITALQPIDFVKLPIIAAMAFFLYDEIPSVWTFLGGIVVFVAASYVSWREARIKRGRAVAARVADAAAGRS
- a CDS encoding DMT family transporter — protein: MTPTRLAAAFARFEAAPPPLRAAVFATLSALFFSCMSALIRHAGTELHPFEVVFFRNILALAFMMPWLAGVGISAMRTQRLGGHVLRALFSLGGMLCGFTAVTLIPITEATALGFTAPLFSTMGAALILGETVRLRRWTAIIVGFAGTMIVLRPGIEGLSLGSLLAIANAAFAASSILVVKSLSRTERPEVVVTYMTLILTPLSLIPALFVWQWPSLEMLGWLTALAFCGTVGHIFMTRAFGAADVTVVLPFDFAKLPFTALIAFTIFGEIPTVWTWIGGAVIFVATFYIAHRETVLARQRRAAGGT
- a CDS encoding PaaI family thioesterase; the protein is MTDQTTRPGYRIPYPRDPFELYVGPFWTPEGPEPDGTVTLTVEARHCNGGGAVHGGMLATMADLALCWVAVMDLPDERVVTVSLTTDYLSGAVEGETLVATPELIRRTGSLAFCRCEIRAFDGKDSDPAGRIVSSSTAVLKRMRRTPR
- a CDS encoding thiolase domain-containing protein, with translation MSIKGKAYIAGIYEHPTRKAVDKSLAQLHAEVAAGALKDAGLTVDDVDAYYCAGDAPGLGPLSMVDYLGLKNCRHMDSTDTGGSSYVLHVGHAAEAIAAGKCKVALITLAGRPNAEGMATGTAPRVYNQSAPDVQFEFPFGPTVVNMYAMCAMRHMHEYGTTSEQLAWIKVAASHHAQHNEHAMLKKVVTVEDVVNSPMISDPLHRLDCCVISDGGGAIVVVAPEVMKSLNRPKIKILGAGEAPKHQMGGQIDLTYSGARWSGPAAFAEAGVTPKDIKYASIYDSFTITVLMQLEDLGFCEKGQGGKFVSDGNLISGVGKLPFNTDGGGLCNNHPSNRGGLTKVLEAVRQARGEAHPKVQVPNCDLVLAHGTGGSLGTRHGSATVILERE
- a CDS encoding OB-fold domain-containing protein is translated as MAERKIPAPEPNPETKAFWDNCAAGKFTVGKCKDTGKLYWYPRALSPFTLSDNTEMVEVSGKGTIYSYSVMRRSPEMYCIAYVTLDEGTTMMTNIVDTDFDSIKVGQKVKLVFKPTDGGPPVPCFTPA